The following coding sequences are from one Streptomyces sp. NBC_01232 window:
- a CDS encoding WcaF family extracellular polysaccharide biosynthesis acetyltransferase → MRDLPSFTLAGYDKGRGLLTQALWFAVMNTLFMSWFCPARLRVALLRAFGAKIGESVLIRHRVRVLWPWKLNVGDHTWIGEGAWLLNLEPVTVGANVCISQEAMLCTGSHDHRAADFRYRNAPITVEDGAWVAVRATVLAGVTVGRCAVAGAGSVVHKDLPELTLQTQDGHRRPVEEPK, encoded by the coding sequence TTGCGGGATCTTCCTTCCTTCACGCTGGCCGGGTACGACAAGGGCCGCGGGCTGCTGACGCAGGCGCTGTGGTTCGCCGTGATGAACACGCTGTTCATGAGCTGGTTCTGTCCGGCACGGCTGCGGGTGGCCCTGCTGCGGGCCTTCGGGGCGAAGATCGGCGAGAGCGTCCTGATCCGGCACCGGGTGCGGGTGCTGTGGCCGTGGAAGCTGAACGTCGGGGACCACACCTGGATAGGTGAGGGTGCCTGGCTGCTGAACCTGGAGCCGGTGACCGTCGGGGCGAACGTCTGCATCTCGCAGGAAGCCATGCTGTGCACCGGCTCGCACGACCACCGGGCCGCCGACTTCCGCTACCGCAACGCCCCGATCACCGTCGAGGACGGCGCGTGGGTGGCGGTCCGGGCGACCGTGCTCGCCGGGGTCACGGTGGGCCGCTGCGCGGTCGCCGGAGCCGGCTCCGTGGTCCACAAGGACCTGCCCGAGCTGACCCTGCAGACCCAGGACGGGCACCGCCGCCCGGTGGAGGAGCCCAAGTGA
- a CDS encoding CDP-alcohol phosphatidyltransferase family protein yields the protein MGRVTTALQELRGAQKSAKGVSLYSRFVNRPAGRYLAAGSYALGLTPNQVTLISAAFSFAAVAAVALAAPSWGLGIAVWAALAVGFAFDSADGQLARLRGGGSAAGEWLDHVVDAAKLTALHSCVLIAFYRFPEAYGTGGDGWLLVPLGFQFAAVVTFFGGLLTEKLKPKPAPGSPAAAPSTARAVALLPVDYGVFCLVFLLLGGGKAFTWAYAGLGAVAALFLLAFLAKWFRELSAVRR from the coding sequence ATGGGCAGAGTCACGACCGCGCTGCAGGAACTGCGCGGAGCGCAGAAGTCGGCGAAGGGGGTGTCGCTCTACTCGCGGTTCGTCAACCGGCCCGCCGGGCGGTATCTGGCCGCCGGTTCGTACGCGCTGGGGCTCACCCCGAACCAGGTGACGCTGATCAGTGCCGCCTTCAGCTTCGCCGCCGTGGCGGCGGTCGCGCTGGCCGCCCCCTCGTGGGGGCTGGGGATCGCGGTGTGGGCGGCCCTGGCCGTCGGCTTCGCCTTCGACTCCGCCGACGGGCAGCTGGCCCGGTTGCGCGGGGGCGGCAGCGCGGCGGGTGAATGGCTCGACCACGTCGTGGACGCCGCCAAGCTCACCGCCCTGCACTCGTGCGTGCTGATCGCCTTCTACCGCTTCCCCGAGGCGTACGGGACGGGCGGGGACGGCTGGCTACTGGTGCCGCTGGGCTTCCAGTTCGCCGCGGTGGTGACCTTCTTCGGCGGGCTGCTGACCGAGAAGCTCAAGCCGAAGCCCGCCCCCGGCAGCCCCGCCGCCGCGCCGTCGACCGCGCGCGCGGTGGCCCTGCTGCCGGTGGACTACGGGGTGTTCTGCCTGGTGTTCCTGCTGCTCGGCGGCGGGAAGGCCTTCACCTGGGCGTACGCGGGACTCGGCGCGGTCGCCGCGCTGTTCCTGCTGGCGTTCCTCGCGAAGTGGTTCCGGGAGCTCAGCGCCGTTCGCCGGTGA
- a CDS encoding lipopolysaccharide biosynthesis protein, protein MIETNRPAAAPADDEPDLLRDQFRQLLRYRRLIGAGIGVGLLGGVYLGISTADTYVATADVVLRAPTDDPFNPSLAPDKAINIGSERQVALSSSIANEAAKRLGVGASGFAALRSGLQVTNPPQTMVLRFTYTASSPKEAAKRANAMTEAYLLKRQESLDATRDKMVKGYKEQRDPIAKQLDELSKEIARMPAGAGRDAASSSKTDLQSEVGGYNTKITKLEALDMTPGRVTSAATAPPGADGPGIVMSLALGAAVGLALGLLAAWVRLVFDPAPRSEGDVARALRAPVLGYLPRDRTGGGPLLAAGEADPRLAEEYRSVAFRLAYDARFADRRRLLVVAPRGSSETAAAVAVNLAASFAETGKDVLLIEADLRTPVLASQLPTDAGGRPRWSQTPGAKGGGGRHSDSEWPDGRQLVVDAGESGSFDLIPGERARNVPRALTSPRATRLISEADSPNATVVVLAPPVLSYADALALVDRVDGVLVVCNPRGVHRTDLSRIRELISGAGGTVLGAVLHAPLPGEKRGRGKDKDGPAPVGPAGGPGTPGKPVPQPQPIPYEVAEPEQHIPGDGTDTVALRTVRMGRR, encoded by the coding sequence GTGATCGAGACGAACCGCCCTGCAGCGGCACCGGCCGACGACGAACCCGATCTCCTCAGGGATCAGTTCCGCCAGCTCCTGCGCTACCGCCGCCTCATCGGCGCGGGCATCGGGGTCGGCCTGCTGGGCGGCGTCTACCTCGGCATCTCCACGGCCGACACCTATGTCGCGACCGCCGACGTCGTGCTGCGCGCGCCCACCGACGACCCGTTCAACCCCAGCCTCGCCCCGGACAAGGCGATCAACATCGGCTCGGAGCGCCAGGTCGCGCTCAGCTCCTCCATAGCCAACGAGGCGGCGAAGAGGCTCGGCGTGGGCGCGTCCGGCTTCGCCGCCCTGCGCAGCGGTCTGCAGGTCACCAACCCGCCGCAGACCATGGTGCTGCGCTTCACGTACACGGCGTCCTCCCCCAAGGAGGCCGCCAAGCGCGCCAACGCGATGACCGAGGCGTACCTGCTCAAGCGGCAGGAATCCCTCGACGCCACCCGCGACAAGATGGTCAAGGGCTACAAGGAGCAGCGCGACCCGATCGCCAAGCAGCTCGACGAGCTCTCCAAGGAGATCGCCCGGATGCCGGCCGGCGCCGGCCGGGACGCGGCCAGCTCGTCCAAGACCGATCTGCAGAGCGAGGTCGGCGGCTACAACACCAAGATCACCAAGCTGGAAGCCCTGGACATGACCCCGGGCCGGGTCACCAGCGCCGCGACCGCGCCCCCCGGAGCCGACGGCCCCGGCATCGTGATGTCCCTCGCGCTCGGCGCCGCCGTGGGCCTCGCCCTCGGCCTGCTGGCCGCCTGGGTCCGGCTCGTCTTCGACCCGGCGCCCCGCTCCGAGGGCGACGTGGCACGGGCCCTGCGCGCACCCGTACTCGGCTACCTGCCGCGGGACCGGACGGGCGGCGGGCCGCTGCTCGCCGCCGGTGAGGCCGATCCCCGCCTCGCCGAGGAGTACCGCTCGGTGGCCTTCCGGCTCGCCTACGACGCCCGCTTCGCCGACCGGCGCCGGCTGCTCGTCGTCGCCCCGCGCGGCAGCAGCGAGACCGCCGCCGCCGTGGCGGTGAACCTCGCCGCCTCCTTCGCGGAGACCGGCAAGGACGTCCTGCTCATCGAGGCCGACCTGCGCACCCCCGTGCTGGCCAGCCAGTTGCCGACGGACGCCGGCGGCCGGCCGCGCTGGAGCCAGACCCCGGGCGCGAAGGGCGGCGGCGGACGGCACTCCGACTCCGAGTGGCCCGACGGGCGCCAGCTCGTCGTGGACGCCGGGGAGTCCGGCTCCTTCGACCTGATCCCCGGCGAGCGGGCGCGCAACGTGCCGCGCGCGCTGACCTCCCCCCGCGCCACCCGGCTGATCTCCGAGGCCGACTCCCCCAACGCGACCGTCGTCGTGCTCGCGCCGCCCGTGCTCTCGTACGCCGACGCGCTCGCCCTGGTCGACCGCGTCGACGGCGTCCTGGTCGTCTGCAACCCGCGCGGCGTGCACCGCACCGACCTGTCCCGGATCCGCGAGCTCATCAGCGGCGCCGGCGGCACCGTGCTCGGCGCCGTGCTGCACGCGCCGCTGCCCGGTGAGAAGCGCGGCCGCGGCAAGGACAAGGACGGCCCGGCGCCCGTCGGCCCCGCCGGGGGTCCCGGTACCCCCGGCAAGCCCGTGCCGCAGCCCCAGCCGATCCCGTACGAAGTGGCCGAGCCCGAACAGCACATCCCCGGTGACGGCACCGACACCGTCGCGCTGCGCACCGTCCGCATGGGCCGCAGATGA
- a CDS encoding glycosyltransferase: MRVLHAVTLHSPSHAFGGPVRVALNLAKGLRARGHEARLLALGEGFPEPWPTDVEGVPAKLFPARRLLPLGFSGMTSPALLASAGRLVRDADVVHVHLARDLVTLPVALAALRAGRPLVLQTHGMVDPSEKLLAKVLDAVAVRRLLRGADAVLYLTPHEREGLDAVVGAPLAQAVRLVNGTPAQEERPPLGGPPRILYSARLQARKRPVDFVDAAPAVLAAHPDAHFVVAGPDEGELAAVRARIGELGLTDRFTVPGALSTAEVLAELRRAHVYVLPSVDEPFPMSVLEALSVGVPSVVTHSNGLAREIARAGAGRAVEPGPAGVSAAVLELLDPAAGREASLSARKLAAESFSMDAVLDTLAPVYEGIRR, translated from the coding sequence GTGAGAGTCCTGCACGCCGTCACCCTGCACTCCCCCTCGCACGCCTTCGGCGGGCCGGTGCGGGTCGCGCTGAACCTGGCGAAGGGGCTGCGGGCCCGGGGGCACGAGGCGCGGCTGCTCGCGCTCGGCGAGGGTTTCCCCGAACCGTGGCCGACCGACGTCGAAGGGGTCCCGGCGAAGCTGTTCCCGGCCCGGCGCCTGCTGCCCCTCGGCTTCAGCGGGATGACCTCGCCCGCGCTGCTGGCCTCGGCGGGCCGGCTGGTGCGGGACGCCGACGTCGTGCATGTCCACCTGGCCCGTGACCTGGTGACGCTGCCGGTGGCGCTGGCGGCGCTGCGGGCGGGACGGCCGCTGGTGCTGCAGACCCACGGCATGGTGGACCCGAGCGAGAAGCTGCTGGCCAAGGTGCTGGACGCGGTGGCGGTACGCCGCCTGCTGCGCGGCGCGGACGCGGTGCTGTACCTGACCCCGCACGAGCGGGAGGGGCTGGACGCGGTGGTCGGCGCTCCGCTGGCGCAGGCGGTCCGCCTGGTCAACGGGACCCCTGCGCAGGAGGAGCGGCCCCCGCTGGGCGGCCCGCCGCGCATCCTGTACTCGGCGCGCCTGCAGGCCCGTAAGCGGCCGGTGGACTTCGTGGACGCGGCCCCGGCGGTCCTCGCCGCGCACCCGGACGCGCACTTCGTGGTCGCGGGCCCGGACGAGGGCGAACTGGCCGCCGTACGCGCCCGGATCGGGGAGCTCGGCCTGACCGACCGGTTCACGGTCCCGGGGGCGCTCTCCACCGCGGAGGTGCTGGCAGAGCTGCGCCGGGCCCACGTGTACGTCCTGCCGTCGGTGGACGAGCCGTTCCCCATGTCGGTGCTGGAGGCCCTCTCGGTGGGTGTCCCCTCGGTGGTGACCCACTCCAACGGCCTGGCCCGGGAGATCGCACGGGCCGGCGCCGGCCGCGCGGTCGAACCCGGCCCGGCGGGCGTGTCCGCGGCGGTCCTTGAGCTGCTGGACCCTGCGGCGGGCCGCGAGGCCTCGCTGTCGGCCCGCAAGCTCGCCGCGGAGTCCTTCTCCATGGACGCGGTCCTGGACACGCTGGCGCCGGTCTACGAGGGCATCCGCCGCTGA
- a CDS encoding GDP-L-fucose synthase family protein, with product MTSSQPLLPPNARVFVAGHRGLVGSAVARRLTADGHEVLTRGRADLDLRDAAATGAYLKDVRPDAVVLAAAKVGGIMANSTYPVQFLEENLQIQLSVIGGAHAAGVGRLLFLGSSCIYPKLAPQPIREDALLTGPLEPTNEAYALAKIAGIVQVQSYRKQYGASYISAMPTNLYGPGDNFDLETSHVLPALVRRFHEAAAEGRDEVTLWGSGTPRREFLHVDDLAAACAVLLNSYDGDEPVNIGCGEDLTIKELAETVAEVTGFRGRLAWDTSKPDGTPRKLLDVSRLTSLGWKPGVPLRDGIAATYQWWREQS from the coding sequence ATGACAAGTTCGCAGCCGCTCCTGCCCCCGAACGCCCGCGTCTTCGTCGCGGGCCACCGCGGCCTCGTGGGGTCCGCGGTCGCCCGGCGGCTCACCGCCGACGGCCATGAGGTGCTGACCCGGGGCCGCGCCGACCTCGACCTGCGCGACGCCGCCGCCACGGGTGCGTACCTCAAGGACGTCCGCCCGGACGCCGTGGTGCTGGCCGCCGCCAAGGTCGGCGGGATCATGGCCAACAGCACGTACCCGGTGCAGTTCCTGGAGGAGAACCTGCAGATCCAGCTCAGCGTGATCGGCGGCGCGCACGCCGCCGGCGTGGGCAGGCTGCTGTTCCTCGGATCGTCCTGCATCTACCCCAAGCTGGCCCCGCAGCCCATCCGCGAGGACGCGCTGCTGACCGGCCCGCTGGAGCCGACCAACGAGGCCTACGCCCTCGCGAAGATCGCCGGCATCGTCCAGGTCCAGTCGTACCGCAAGCAGTACGGGGCCTCGTACATCTCGGCGATGCCGACGAACCTCTACGGTCCGGGCGACAACTTCGACCTGGAGACCTCGCACGTCCTGCCGGCGCTCGTCCGGCGCTTCCACGAGGCCGCCGCCGAGGGCCGCGACGAGGTCACGCTGTGGGGATCGGGCACCCCGCGCCGGGAGTTCCTGCACGTGGACGACCTGGCTGCGGCCTGCGCCGTGCTGCTGAACTCCTACGACGGCGACGAGCCCGTCAACATCGGGTGCGGCGAGGACCTGACCATCAAGGAGCTGGCCGAGACGGTCGCCGAGGTGACCGGCTTCCGCGGCAGGCTCGCCTGGGACACGTCCAAGCCGGACGGGACCCCGCGCAAGCTGCTGGACGTGAGCCGCCTGACGTCGCTCGGCTGGAAG
- a CDS encoding glycosyltransferase family 4 protein has product MVSTNYAPEHAGIGPYATQIAEHWADLGHETHVLAGMPHYPAWSLEPEYKGALRRTEQRAGVTVHRRAHTVPPRQTAVKRALFEGSILLHGAVAPPRMPKPDAVLAQMPSLAGGVLAARLAARWKVPYVPVVQDLMGAAAAQSGISGGDKAAAIAGRAEAYALKRATLVGVIHETFVDRVVGMGVDPGRIRLVPNWSHVPVPTKPRGETRHHLGWSPGETVVLHSGNMGLKQGLEVLVGAARLDPSVRFVLMGDGSQRSALSELAADVPNLDIIPPAADGEFPDILAAADVLAVTQHAAVLDMSVPSKLTSYFQTGRPVVASVAAEGGTAQEVERSGAGVLVPPEDPEALLKAVRALAEDPEGADALGAAGPRHVAAHLSREAGLARIDALMDEALGGPRP; this is encoded by the coding sequence CTGGTTTCCACCAATTACGCTCCGGAGCACGCGGGAATCGGCCCGTACGCCACCCAGATCGCGGAGCACTGGGCGGATCTCGGTCACGAGACCCACGTGCTGGCGGGCATGCCGCACTACCCCGCGTGGTCGCTCGAGCCGGAGTACAAGGGCGCGTTGCGGCGCACGGAGCAGCGCGCGGGGGTCACCGTGCACCGGCGTGCGCACACCGTGCCGCCGCGCCAGACCGCCGTGAAGCGGGCGCTTTTTGAAGGATCGATTCTCCTGCACGGCGCCGTGGCCCCGCCCCGGATGCCCAAGCCGGACGCGGTCCTCGCCCAGATGCCCAGCCTGGCCGGCGGGGTGCTCGCCGCCCGGCTCGCGGCGCGGTGGAAGGTCCCCTATGTCCCGGTCGTCCAGGACCTGATGGGCGCCGCCGCCGCACAGAGCGGAATCAGCGGCGGCGACAAGGCCGCCGCGATCGCCGGCCGCGCCGAGGCGTACGCCCTGAAGCGGGCCACCCTCGTCGGCGTCATCCACGAGACCTTCGTGGACCGGGTCGTCGGCATGGGCGTGGACCCGGGCCGGATCCGCCTCGTGCCCAACTGGTCCCACGTGCCGGTGCCCACCAAACCGCGCGGCGAGACCCGCCACCACCTGGGCTGGAGCCCCGGCGAGACCGTCGTCCTGCACTCCGGGAACATGGGCCTCAAGCAGGGCCTCGAAGTCCTCGTGGGCGCCGCCCGGCTGGATCCGAGCGTCCGCTTCGTCCTGATGGGCGACGGCAGCCAGCGGTCGGCTCTGTCCGAACTCGCGGCGGATGTGCCGAATCTGGACATCATCCCCCCTGCCGCTGACGGCGAGTTCCCGGATATCCTCGCGGCGGCGGACGTACTCGCGGTCACGCAGCACGCCGCCGTGCTGGACATGAGCGTCCCGTCGAAGCTCACGTCCTACTTCCAGACCGGCCGGCCGGTCGTCGCCTCCGTGGCGGCGGAGGGCGGGACCGCCCAGGAAGTGGAACGCTCGGGCGCGGGGGTACTCGTACCGCCGGAGGACCCGGAGGCCCTGCTGAAGGCCGTTCGGGCCCTGGCCGAGGACCCCGAGGGCGCGGACGCACTGGGAGCGGCCGGGCCCCGCCACGTGGCGGCACACCTGAGCCGCGAAGCGGGCCTGGCCCGCATCGACGCACTGATGGACGAAGCACTTGGGGGACCCCGGCCGTGA
- a CDS encoding adenylyltransferase/cytidyltransferase family protein: MTEHDMSDLGAPSRRPYRVGYAPGAYDLFHIGHLNILRHARSQCDYLVAGVVSDEMAELAKGRRPMIPLVERLEIVRSVKYVDAAFVETVPDKVETWKQVRFDVIFKGDDWRGTPKGDRLEKDFAAHGVDVVYFPYTVHTSSTQLRRALDALAEPAQVPGQVTGERR; encoded by the coding sequence ATGACGGAGCACGACATGTCCGACCTTGGCGCGCCTTCGCGCCGACCGTATCGAGTCGGCTACGCGCCCGGCGCCTACGATCTGTTCCACATCGGGCACCTCAACATCCTTCGGCACGCACGGAGCCAGTGCGACTATCTCGTCGCCGGAGTGGTCTCCGACGAGATGGCCGAGCTCGCCAAGGGGCGCCGCCCGATGATCCCGCTCGTCGAGCGGCTGGAGATCGTCCGCAGCGTGAAGTACGTCGACGCGGCCTTCGTCGAGACGGTCCCCGACAAGGTCGAGACCTGGAAGCAGGTCCGCTTCGACGTCATCTTCAAGGGCGACGACTGGCGCGGCACCCCCAAGGGGGACCGGCTGGAGAAGGACTTCGCCGCCCACGGGGTCGACGTCGTCTACTTCCCCTACACCGTGCACACCTCCAGCACCCAGCTGCGCCGGGCGCTGGACGCGCTCGCCGAACCGGCCCAGGTTCCCGGTCAGGTCACCGGCGAACGGCGCTGA
- a CDS encoding DNRLRE domain-containing protein, producing the protein MRRSRGLTAALVLSLAGAGTGIGLVLMPQASAITPPVAFTADELPTWQPDGIVWAMAQANGTVFAGGTFSAVRPPEGAAGAEQDAVNFVALDAATGNPTSCKLAFTIGEGTATVRTLVVSKDKKTLYAGGSFGAVNGTPVSSLAAIDIASCTPKASFHPSFPATVRALALTDDTLYAGGDFNTVEGQTRERFAAVDASSGALKPFVANVDEPGRAVEVTPDGKNVLLGGDFFTVNGTNSHALAVVNATTGAVTKTYSNIPSNSVVKDISTDDTGFYTGNEGSGGGVFDGRIGLRLSDFTEKWRDRCLGATQFVLPYEGVLYSSSHAHDCSTELEFPDGKRNFLLAQPTNHEGAAPAPVDGFVRGPGKLGWHPTANDGLGEGIGPRVMSVAEKNDVKYMWVGGEFTLINGKAQQGLTRFASTGDVGAPTTPVASTSSVKPGEVQVRWRTSYDADDSKLTYRIYRNGSATPAATVTASSLEWERPQASWNDTTVKAGQTYTYRVTATDAAGNTSALSAVSSVTVPTSVQSYPNQVRTDGADLYWRFDDAVSPYVADSSVSGNRSGIQVNAPALKQSPGAVSGSTAMGFNGTSQQVHSDRRQTVGNTFTVETWFKTNTTRGGKLIGFGSNTTRNSGTYDRQIYMTNTGRLIFGVHNGSTRTVSTGLFETYNDNKWHHVVGTQGPGGITLYVDGQNKGSLNATSTANYAGYWHVGGDNLSGWPTRPTSNFFAGQLDETAVYPTALTQAQVKNHFDLAKAPTDSVSAVKATEDTYVNQGAPSTAYGTSTSLAVRGSGSLYESYLRFNLPAAPAGQVLKSASLQFKTTTQTGAGTPDTVKVVPVTGTWTGAGTTFNTKPTLGTTPLGSIAGVPDGSAVHGVELDTAAVTAALGTSYGLGLTSTGTDPLWIWSSEATAAEGAPQLVLTFGAK; encoded by the coding sequence ATGCGTAGATCCAGAGGGCTGACTGCTGCCCTCGTCCTGTCACTGGCCGGTGCCGGTACCGGCATAGGCCTGGTGTTGATGCCTCAGGCGTCCGCCATCACGCCGCCTGTGGCATTCACCGCCGACGAGCTGCCGACGTGGCAGCCCGACGGCATCGTCTGGGCGATGGCCCAGGCGAACGGCACCGTCTTCGCCGGCGGTACCTTCTCGGCCGTCCGCCCGCCCGAGGGTGCTGCAGGAGCCGAGCAGGACGCCGTGAACTTCGTCGCGCTCGACGCCGCGACCGGTAACCCCACCTCCTGCAAGCTGGCCTTCACCATCGGCGAGGGCACCGCGACGGTGCGCACGCTGGTCGTCTCGAAGGACAAGAAGACCCTCTACGCGGGCGGCTCCTTCGGTGCCGTGAACGGCACCCCGGTCTCCAGCCTCGCGGCGATCGACATCGCGAGCTGCACCCCCAAGGCATCGTTCCACCCGAGCTTCCCCGCCACCGTGCGCGCGCTCGCCCTCACGGACGACACCCTGTACGCGGGCGGCGACTTCAACACCGTCGAGGGCCAGACCCGCGAGCGGTTCGCCGCCGTGGACGCGTCCTCCGGTGCGCTCAAGCCCTTCGTCGCCAACGTCGACGAGCCGGGCCGCGCCGTCGAGGTCACCCCCGACGGCAAGAACGTGCTCCTCGGCGGCGACTTCTTCACCGTCAACGGCACCAACAGCCACGCCCTGGCCGTGGTCAACGCCACCACGGGCGCGGTCACCAAGACGTACAGCAACATCCCGTCGAACTCGGTCGTCAAGGACATCTCCACCGACGACACCGGCTTCTACACGGGCAACGAGGGCTCCGGCGGCGGCGTCTTCGACGGCCGCATCGGCCTGCGCCTGAGCGACTTCACCGAGAAGTGGCGCGACCGCTGCCTCGGCGCCACGCAGTTCGTCCTGCCGTACGAGGGCGTGCTCTACAGCTCCTCGCACGCGCACGACTGCTCCACCGAGCTCGAGTTCCCCGACGGCAAGCGGAACTTCCTGCTGGCCCAGCCGACCAACCACGAAGGCGCCGCCCCCGCGCCCGTGGACGGCTTCGTGCGCGGCCCGGGCAAGCTCGGCTGGCACCCCACGGCCAACGACGGACTCGGCGAGGGCATCGGCCCGCGCGTCATGTCCGTGGCCGAGAAGAACGACGTCAAGTACATGTGGGTCGGCGGTGAGTTCACGCTCATCAACGGCAAGGCCCAGCAGGGCCTGACCCGCTTCGCCTCCACCGGCGACGTCGGCGCCCCCACCACCCCGGTGGCCAGCACCTCCAGCGTCAAGCCCGGCGAGGTCCAGGTCCGCTGGCGCACCAGCTACGACGCGGACGACAGCAAGCTGACGTACCGCATCTACCGCAACGGCTCGGCCACCCCGGCCGCCACGGTCACCGCCAGCTCTCTGGAGTGGGAGCGCCCCCAGGCCTCCTGGAACGACACCACGGTCAAGGCCGGCCAGACCTACACCTACCGGGTGACCGCGACCGACGCGGCGGGCAACACCAGCGCCCTGTCGGCCGTCTCCTCGGTGACGGTTCCGACCTCGGTCCAGAGCTACCCGAACCAGGTCCGCACGGACGGCGCCGACCTGTACTGGCGCTTCGACGACGCGGTCAGCCCGTACGTCGCCGACTCCTCGGTGTCCGGCAACCGCAGCGGCATCCAGGTCAACGCCCCCGCCCTGAAGCAGTCGCCCGGCGCCGTCTCCGGCAGCACGGCGATGGGCTTCAACGGGACCAGCCAGCAGGTGCACAGCGACCGCCGTCAGACGGTCGGCAACACGTTCACCGTCGAGACCTGGTTCAAGACGAACACCACGCGCGGCGGCAAGCTGATCGGCTTCGGCAGCAACACCACGCGCAACAGCGGCACCTACGACCGCCAGATCTACATGACCAACACCGGTCGTCTGATCTTCGGTGTCCACAACGGCTCGACCCGGACCGTCTCCACGGGCCTGTTCGAGACGTACAACGACAACAAGTGGCACCACGTGGTCGGCACCCAGGGCCCCGGCGGCATCACGCTGTACGTCGACGGCCAGAACAAGGGCTCGCTGAACGCCACCAGCACCGCCAACTATGCGGGCTACTGGCACGTGGGCGGTGACAACCTCTCCGGTTGGCCGACCCGCCCGACGAGCAACTTCTTCGCCGGCCAGCTCGACGAGACCGCCGTCTACCCGACGGCGCTCACCCAGGCCCAGGTCAAGAACCACTTCGACCTGGCCAAGGCCCCCACCGACTCGGTCTCCGCGGTCAAGGCGACCGAGGACACCTACGTCAACCAGGGCGCCCCGAGCACCGCCTACGGCACGTCCACCTCGCTCGCGGTGCGCGGCAGCGGCTCGCTGTACGAGTCGTACCTGCGCTTCAACCTGCCGGCCGCCCCGGCCGGCCAGGTCCTGAAGTCCGCCTCGCTGCAGTTCAAGACCACCACGCAGACGGGTGCCGGCACCCCCGACACCGTCAAGGTGGTCCCGGTCACCGGCACCTGGACCGGTGCGGGCACGACCTTCAACACCAAGCCCACCCTGGGCACCACCCCGCTCGGCAGCATCGCGGGCGTGCCGGACGGCTCCGCCGTCCACGGTGTCGAGCTGGACACCGCCGCAGTCACCGCGGCGCTGGGCACCAGCTACGGCCTGGGCCTGACGAGCACGGGCACCGACCCGCTGTGGATCTGGTCCTCCGAGGCCACGGCGGCGGAGGGCGCTCCGCAGCTGGTCCTCACCTTCGGCGCGAAGTAA
- a CDS encoding DUF6458 family protein — MGIGGCIVLIVVGAILTFASDWEMESVNLDLVGLIMMAVGGIGLAVYTSIYKRRRTAGAAIPVVEEHRRDVL; from the coding sequence ATGGGCATCGGCGGATGCATCGTCCTGATTGTGGTGGGTGCCATCCTCACCTTTGCCAGCGACTGGGAGATGGAGAGCGTCAACCTCGACCTGGTCGGTCTGATCATGATGGCGGTGGGCGGGATCGGCCTCGCCGTGTACACCAGCATCTACAAACGCCGCCGCACGGCGGGCGCCGCGATCCCGGTGGTGGAGGAACACCGCCGCGACGTCCTCTGA
- the gmd gene encoding GDP-mannose 4,6-dehydratase: protein MGKTALITGVTGQDGSYLAELLLSKGYTVHGLVRRSSSFNTERVDHIYQDPQAPNRSFVLHHADLSDGVALVNLLRDIRPDEVYNLGAQSHVRVSFDAPLYTGDVTGLGALRLLEAIRASGVDTRIYQASSSEMFGATPPPQNEGTPFHPRSPYGAAKVFAYWTTVNYREAYDMFAVNGILFNHESPRRGETFVTRKITRAVARIKAGLQDHLYLGNLDAVRDWGYAPEYVDAMWRMLQQDEPTDYVVATGVAATVREFVESSFSHAGLDWAEHVRYDPKYERPSEVDALIGDASKAHDLLGWKPTVLVAELAQIMVDADIRQVEDQLAGVTVRIDR from the coding sequence ATGGGCAAGACCGCACTGATCACCGGAGTCACGGGACAGGACGGCTCCTACCTCGCCGAGCTCCTGCTCTCCAAGGGCTACACGGTGCACGGGCTCGTGCGGCGGTCCTCCAGCTTCAACACGGAGCGGGTCGACCACATCTACCAGGACCCGCAGGCCCCCAACCGGTCCTTCGTCCTGCACCACGCAGACCTCTCCGACGGCGTCGCCCTCGTGAACCTGCTCCGCGACATACGCCCCGACGAGGTCTACAACCTCGGCGCGCAGTCCCACGTCCGCGTCTCCTTCGACGCCCCGCTCTACACGGGCGACGTGACCGGCCTCGGCGCGCTGCGGCTGCTGGAGGCCATCCGGGCCAGCGGCGTCGACACCCGCATCTACCAGGCCTCGTCCTCGGAGATGTTCGGTGCCACCCCGCCCCCGCAGAACGAGGGCACCCCGTTCCACCCGCGCAGCCCGTACGGCGCCGCGAAGGTCTTCGCGTACTGGACCACGGTGAACTACCGCGAGGCGTACGACATGTTCGCCGTCAACGGGATCCTCTTCAACCACGAGTCCCCGCGCCGCGGGGAGACCTTCGTGACCCGCAAGATCACCCGCGCGGTGGCCCGCATCAAGGCCGGTCTCCAGGACCACCTCTACCTCGGCAACCTCGACGCGGTGCGCGACTGGGGCTACGCCCCCGAGTACGTGGACGCCATGTGGCGGATGCTGCAGCAGGACGAGCCCACCGACTACGTCGTCGCCACCGGCGTGGCCGCGACCGTCCGCGAGTTCGTCGAGTCCTCCTTCTCGCACGCCGGTCTCGACTGGGCCGAGCACGTCCGCTACGACCCCAAGTACGAGCGCCCGAGCGAGGTCGACGCCCTCATCGGCGATGCTTCCAAGGCGCATGACCTGCTTGGCTGGAAGCCGACGGTCCTGGTCGCGGAGCTCGCGCAGATCATGGTCGACGCCGACATCCGTCAGGTCGAGGACCAACTGGCGGGCGTGACGGTCCGGATCGACCGCTGA